A region of Drosophila suzukii chromosome 2L, CBGP_Dsuzu_IsoJpt1.0, whole genome shotgun sequence DNA encodes the following proteins:
- the LOC108006120 gene encoding probable RNA-binding protein EIF1AD: MHRSHPSISRRKHLMKEMMEDDYALPTENQQIARVLSSRGNNLHEVETAKVEENFLVSMPNKFRKSMWVKRGDFLLIEPIEEGDKVKAEICKILTPEHVKEYTKAGVWPDKFTKKPAQKESSNQNEDDSDFEDDLLPNTNRPVNQESSDEEEDEETSSDED; encoded by the exons ATGCACCGATCCCATCCGAGCATTAGTCGCCGCAAGCACCTGATGAAGGAGATGATGGAGGACGACTACGCGCTGCCCACGGAGAACCAGCAGATCGCGCGGGTCCTCAGCAGCCGGGGAAACAATCTCCACGAGGTGGAAACGGCGAAGGTCGAGGAAAACTTCCTGG TTTCAATGCCCAATAAATTCCGCAAGAGCATGTGGGTGAAAAGGGGCGACTTCCTTCTGATCGAACCGATCGAAGAGGGCGATAAGGTCAAAGCCGAGATATGCAAAATACTCACGCCTGAACATGTCAAGGAATACACAAAAGCTGGAGTTTGGCCGGACAAGTTCACCAAGAAACCTGCCCAGAAGGAATCATCTAACCAAAATGAAGACGACTCTGATTTCGAAGATGATCTTTTGCCTAATACCAACCGTCCTGTAAACCAGGAATCCTCCGATGAAGAGGAGGACGAGGAAACATCCAGCGACGAAGACTGA
- the Cep97 gene encoding centrosomal protein of 97 kDa: MSGDESGEEKHILNLSKQKLKKVPKQDDAHSIRQLILDDNELQKIDNIDSYLKIETLSLARNQLLRMYGVCRLHCLRELNLSFNGILSIEGLKECLHLRVLNLEGNNIKTIEHLNTNVGLESLNLAENSIGSISDVSYLRNLKELYLHGNRLTHLRQCDKYLPTSLETLTLAKNGINDLNEICTLSHLSNLLSISITDNPCVNMTNSLDGFDYRPFVLNWCMSLKYIDGYVVDPIESLKAEWLYSQGRGRQFRVGEQSALAKYLSSMCPLVGKALENENDRKLRLILSKAQHHQRQLQEEILDNANSSASTSPSSHRKKPTSRIQSPRFSRLSGRQGSPESMANSYHGNSGNNSIVGDNGSANHSLQMSISLIENIKNDGEGFSLAGSGMSSSVTTKTYNSTESTPRNITPNPYNDQTFVSQTPSGGPLAAASKMVPVPETLMSPDVCPAAVAQRVTVTALNSQLHKTKVNKNKDNKLNLPRVRSPQLKRNQSPTSSPRRMATKSSGDKMQHQQQQQEKLQASGVMVDSGGFSTDDDGEQINIEKLRAIRKMAAQKQQMQMHQQEQVKQQQVDNSLNCEDRLIEHVTESSAVTIQKMWRGYHTRKKTNKDIAERLQRRRTQEYIEQLGKDMLLTKAQLENERKIQQLQMQAINALWKKVSTMEVDPKPTDQGEDANGGGSGHLSLDQNSAAVVNDLAKRCTMLTDQVQMLQSSIGTIVNCLTMVCNLPQDAIKKQAEIIDCSSTQTDLIAVHTPQIEDLTNFPFTKTRPSTLALETKHESLACPKIDELNDVDGLKETDDSAHLEKEA; encoded by the exons ATGAGTG GCGACGAAAGCGGCGAGGAGAAGCACATCCTGAACTTGTCTAAGCAGAAGCTGAAGAAGGTGCCCAAGCAGGACGACGCGCACAGCATCCGGCAGCTCATCCTGGATGACAACGAGCTGCAGAAGATTGACAATATAGACTCGTACCTCAAGATTGAAACG CTCTCCCTGGCCAGGAACCAACTGCTGCGGATGTATGGCGTCTGCCGGCTGCACTGCCTTCGTGAACTGAACCTCTCCTTCAACGGCATTCTCTCCATCGAGGGCCTCAAGGAGTGCCTCCACCTTCGCGTACTGAATCTGGAGGGGAACAACATAAAGACCATCGAACACCTGAACACGAATGTCGGTCTGGAGTCGCTGAATCTGGCCGAGAACAGCATTGGCAGCATTTCGGATGTGTCCTATTTGCGCAACCTGAAGGAGCTCTATTTGCACGGAAATCGCCTGACGCATCTGAGGCAGTGCGATAAGTATTTGCCCACCTCTCTGGAAACCCTTACGCTGGCGAAGAATGGCATCAATGATCTCAACGAGATCTGCACGCTGTCTCATCTAAGCAATCTGCTGAGCATTTCCATCACGGACAATCCCTGTGTGAACATGACCAACAGCTTAGA TGGCTTTGACTACCGACCCTTCGTTTTGAACTGGTGCATGAGCCTGAAGTACATCGACGGCTATGTGGTGGATCCCATCGAGAGCCTCAAGGCGGAGTGGCTCTATAGTCAGGGTCGTGGTCGCCAGTTTCGAGTGGGTGAGCAGTCGGCCCTGGCCAAATACCTGAGCTCCATGTGCCCGCTGGTGGGTAAAGCCCTGGAAAATGAGAACGACAGGAAGCTGCGCTTGATCCTCAGCAAGGCGCAACACCACCAGCGGCAGTTGCAGGAGGAGATCTTGGATAATGCCAATAGTTCCGCCAGCACTTCGCCCTCGTCCCATCGCAAGAAGCCCACTAGTCGCATTCAGTCGCCCAGAT TCTCCCGTTTGAGTGGCCGCCAGGGATCGCCGGAGTCCATGGCGAATAGCTACCACGGCAACAGCGGCAACAACAGCATCGTTGGAGACAATGGATCTGCGAACCACTCGCTGCAGATGAGCATCTCGCTGATCGAGAACATCAAGAACGATGGTGAGGGCTTCTCGCTGGCCGGCAGCGGTATGTCCAGCAGCGTGACCACCAAGACCTACAACTCCACGGAGTCCACGCCTAGGAATATAACCCCAAATCCTTACAACG ATCAAACGTTCGTCAGTCAAACTCCATCTGGAGGCCCATTGGCAGCTGCCTCAAAGATGGTCCCTGTTCCGGAAACCCTAATGAGTCCGGACGTCTGTCCCGCCGCCGTGGCCCAAAGAGTTACGGTCACCGCTCTCAACTCGCAGCTGCACAAGACCAAGGTCAACAAGAACAAAG ACAACAAACTGAACTTGCCGAGAGTGCGAAGTCCGCAGCTGAAGAGGAACCAGAGTCCCACGAGCAGTCCACGGAGGATGGCCACCAAATCTAGCGGCGATAAAatgcagcaccagcagcagcagcaggagaaGCTTCAGGCATCCGGAGTAATGGTGGACTCCGGTGGCTTTAGCACCGACGACGACGGCGAGCAGATCAACATCGAGAAACTGAGGGCAATCCGGAAGATGGCTGCCCAAAAGCAGCAGATGCAGATGCACCAGCAAGAGCAAGTGAAGCAGCAGCAGGTGGACAACAGCCTGAACTGCGAGGATCGGTTGATCGAGCACGTGACGGAGTCCTCGGCCGTTACCATTCAAAAGATGTGGCGGGGCTATCATACGCGCAAGAAGACCAACAAGGACATAGCCGAGCGATTGCAGCGACGACGCACACAGGAGTATATCGA ACAACTCGGCAAGGACATGCTATTGACCAAGGCCCAGCTCGAGAACGAGCGCAAGATCCAGCAGCTGCAGATGCAGGCCATCAATGCGCTGTGGAAGAAGGTGTCCACCATGGAGGTGGATCCCAAGCCCACGGATCAGGGCGAGGACGCCAACGGCGGGGGCTCTGGTCACCTGAGTCTCGATCAGAACTCCGCCGCCGTGGTCAATGACTTGGCCAAAAGGTGCACCATGCTCACCGATCAGGTTCAGATGCTGCAGAGCTCGATCGGAACCATTGTCAATTGCCTCACGATGGTGTGCAATCTGCCACAGGACGCTATTAAGAAGCAGGCCGAGATCATCGACTGCAGCTCCACTCAGACGGACCTGATAGCCGTACACACACCGCAAATCGAGGATCTCACCAACTTCCCCTTCACCAAAACCAGACCTTCGACTTTGGCCCTGGAAACAAAGCACGAATCGCTCGCTTGCCCCAAAATCGATGAACTGAACGATGTCGATGGCCTCAAGGAGACCGACGACTCGGCTCACCTCGAAAAAGAAGCATGA
- the TTLL4B gene encoding tubulin polyglutamylase ttll-4 isoform X1, translating to MAQMTEKRTTSARSGTAAKENHSLTGRNNNQNHHNQAHQRSGKGIEILDFHESWLEEVEIYKDKMVMCKKLAHHNHVPASAHHLQPHLAAPNRNQGRIIQSGAPQHRSSAGGGSTSGAGASAASVSASARSSPPKPRSPPSPRKRLTPEKVAALGGGGGASKVAGQRIVIRGSPPNNSQPKVASMASSASPIVANSVLQSEPYKKVQMLLKRAREEAFVKNSGPKRSSLSPPSQAKVAPNSLSCPSTQTLKPSPPSKIVVNSFHGSSMLSAQQQEEKSRLLTQNGLTKSAVSALETSLYASLYAHAPQNSQQPFHSQRISAGDHSSPYVGVSLNKGAGHDHDRRHEDDPCAAIDDINNYDDSDSEEEYVGTPFFLEEDNTETRQSKHTRLLPEKTPSKESVATTDSEASVYFRPEAILSPSLFPHVPPYLNFTSHADKGPPMPAALHRVLKWKLSPVMPKIVKRVVLNSGFRIIKNTTDWMAVWEKHMKSPGFRTIRSHQKYNHIPGSFRIGRKDTMWRSIYNNMKKFGKKEFGFMQKSYIMPDDLESLRQVWPKNASKLTKWIVKPPASARGTGIRIVNKWSQFPKDRPLVVQKYIERPLLINDNKFDMRLYVVLTSINPLRIYMYKDGLARFASVKYSSELSNLDERCMHLTNYSINKFSQNYAKNEDFNACQGHKWTLQSLWSCLENRGVNTKRLWATLRNLVIKGIVSGESGLNRMYRQNVNFRYNCFELFGFDVLLDENLVPWLLEINISPSLHSELPLDLHVKGPLIQAVLNTALYQVPPKLNERQQTEILEELNLAGPLCHDKRIFTTCLTAEEVRKHNQYTNRSIEFREEYVDTILDNLLPDDVRCLIVAEDELARCQPLERIFPTANTHVYLRYVENARYYNRLLDAWETKYAKNREMGIALLSRYCRDKYHLQVSDAAMEKEPNVALTEIDMLHVRKDEVLDGTVTMAMLKPAAVDNGEVVVPSPDACIEIKS from the exons ATGGCTCAGATGACCGAGAAGAGGACGACGTCGGCCCGATCGGGAACTGCCGCCAAGGAGAACCACAGTTTGACGGGACGGAACAACAACCAGAACCACCACAACCAGGCCCACCAGCGCAGCGGCAAGGGCATCGAGATCCTCGACTTCCACGAGTCCTGGCTGGAGGAGGTGGAGATTTACAAGGACAAGATGGTTATGTGCAAGAAGCTGGCCCACCACAACCACGTGCCCGCCTCGGCGCACCACCTGCAGCCGCACCTGGCCGCCCCGAATCGAAATCAGGGCAGGATCATCCAGTCCGGCGCTCCGCAGCATCGCAGCTCGGCCGGTGGAGGATCGACTTCCGGTGCAGGTGCATCGGCCGCTTCCGTTTCCGCCTCCGCACGCTCCTCGCCGCCCAAACCGAGGTCACCGCCATCGCCGCGAAAACGCCTGACGCCGGAAAAGGTGGCCGCGctaggcggaggaggaggagcctCCAAGGTCGCCGGGCAACGCATTGTCATCCGGGGATCACCGCCCAACAACTCCCAGCCCAAGGTCGCCTCGATGGCCTCAAGTGCCTCGCCCATCGTGGCCAACAGCGTGCTCCAATCAGAGCCCTACAAGAAAGTCCAG ATGCTTTTGAAGCGCGCAAGGGAGGAGGCGTTCGTGAAGAACTCGGGACCCAAGCGCTCCAGCCTCAGTCCGCCCAGCCAGGCCAAGGTGGCCCCGAACAGCTTGTCCTGCCCGAGCACCCAGACCCTCAAGCCATCGCCGCCCAGCAAGATCGTGGTGAACTCGTTCCACGGCAGCAGCATGCTGAGTGCCCAGCAGCAGGAGGAGAAGAGCAGGCTGCTCACCCAGAACGGGCTGACCAAGTCGGCGGTCAGCGCCCTGGAGACGAGTCTCTATGCCTCCCTCTACGCCCATGCGCCCCAGAACAGCCAGCAGCCGTTCCACAGCCAGCGGATTTCCGCCGGAGATCACAGCTCACCGTACGTGGGAGTCTCCCTGAACAAGGGAGCCGGGCACGACCACGACCGGAGGCATGAGGACGATCCCTGTGCAG CCATCGACGACATCAACAACTACGACGACTCGGACTCGGAGGAGGAGTACGTGGGCACGCCGTTCTTCCTGGAGGAGGACAACACGGAGACGCGCCAGAGCAAGCATACTCGCCTGCTGCCGGAGAAGACGCCGTCGAAGGAGTCGGTGGCCACCACGGACTCGGAGGCGTCGGTCTACTTCCGTCCGGAGGCCATCCTCTCGCCCAGCCTCTTCCCGCACGTGCCGCCGTACCTGAACTTCACCTCGCACGCGGACAAGGGTCCTCCGATGCCGGCAGCCCTGCATCGAGTGCTCAAATGGAAGCTCAGTCCCGTGATGCCCAAGATTGTCAAGCGAGTGGTGCTCAACTCGGGCTTCCGCATCATCAAGA ACACTACCGACTGGATGGCCGTGTGGGAGAAGCACATGAAGAGCCCCGGTTTCCGGACCATCCGATCGCACCAGAAGTACAACCACATACCCGGCTCGTTCCGCATTGGACGCAAAGACACCATGTGGCGCAGCATCTATAACAATATGAAGAAATTCGGCAAGAAGGAGTTCGGCTTTATGCAAAA ATCCTACATAATGCCTGATGACCTGGAGAGTCTGCGCCAGGTGTGGCCCAAGAACGCCTCGAAGCTGACGAAGTGGATTGTTAAGCCGCCGGCGAGTGCCCGGGGTACGGGCATACGGATCGTGAACAAGTGGAGTCAGTTCCCCAAGGACCGTCCGCTGGTGGTTCAGAA ATACATTGAACGACCGCTGCTGATCAACGACAACAAGTTCGATATGCGGCTGTACGTCGTGCTGACCTCTATCAACCCGCTCCGCATCTATATGTACAAGGATGGCCTGGCGCGCTTCGCGTCCGTGAAGTACAGCTCGGAGCTGAGCAATCTCGACGAGCGCTGCATGCACCTGACCAACTACAGCATCAACAAGTTCTCGCAGAACTACGCGAAGAACGAGGACTTCAATGCCTGCCAGGGTCACAAGTGGACCCTCCAGTCGCTGTGGTCCTGCCTGGAGAACCGCGGCGTGAACACCAAGCGCTTGTGGGCCACCCTGCGGAACCTGGTGATCAAGGGCATCGTGAGCGGGGAGTCGGGATTGAATCGCATGTACCGGCAGAATGTGAACTTCCGCTACAACTGCTTCGAGCTGTTCGGCTTCGACGTGCTCCTGGATGAGAACCTGGTGCCCTGGCTGCTGGAGATCAACATATCGCCCTCGCTGCACTCGGAGCTGCCCCTAGATCTGCATGTGAAGGGCCCGCTCATACAGGCCGTGCTGAATACAGCCCTCTATCAGGTGCCGCCGAAGCTGAACGAGCGCCAGCAGACGGAGATCCTGGAGGAGCTGAATCTGGCTGGTCCGCTGTGCCACGACAAGCGCATCTTCACCACCTGCCTGACGGCGGAGGAGGTGCGCAAGCACAACCAGTACACCAACCGGAGCATCGAGTTCCGCGAGGAGTACGTGGACACCATACTGGACAACCTGCTGCCGGACGACGTGCGCTGCCTGATCGTCGCCGAGGATGAGCTGGCCCGGTGCCAGCCGCTGGAGCGGATCTTCCCCACCGCCAACACCCATGTCTATCTGCGGTACGTCGAGAACGCCCGCTACTACAATCGCCTGCTGGACGCCTGGGAGACGAAGTACGCCAAGAACCGGGAGATGGGCATTGCCCTGCTGTCGCGCTACTGCCGGGACAAGTACCACCTGCAGGTCTCGGACGCCGCCATGGAGAAG GAACCAAATGTGGCACTTACCGAGATCGATATGTTGCACGTGCGCAAAGATGAGGTCCTGGACGGCACCGTCACGATGGCCATGCTCAAGCCCGCCGCGGTGGACAACGGCGAGGTGGTGGTGCCGAGTCCGGACGCCTGCATCGAGATCAAGTCCTGA
- the TTLL4B gene encoding tubulin polyglutamylase ttll-4 isoform X2, producing the protein MAQMTEKRTTSARSGTAAKENHSLTGRNNNQNHHNQAHQRSGKGIEILDFHESWLEEVEIYKDKMVMCKKLAHHNHVPASAHHLQPHLAAPNRNQGRIIQSGAPQHRSSAGGGSTSGAGASAASVSASARSSPPKPRSPPSPRKRLTPEKVAALGGGGGASKVAGQRIVIRGSPPNNSQPKVASMASSASPIVANSVLQSEPYKKVQRAREEAFVKNSGPKRSSLSPPSQAKVAPNSLSCPSTQTLKPSPPSKIVVNSFHGSSMLSAQQQEEKSRLLTQNGLTKSAVSALETSLYASLYAHAPQNSQQPFHSQRISAGDHSSPYVGVSLNKGAGHDHDRRHEDDPCAAIDDINNYDDSDSEEEYVGTPFFLEEDNTETRQSKHTRLLPEKTPSKESVATTDSEASVYFRPEAILSPSLFPHVPPYLNFTSHADKGPPMPAALHRVLKWKLSPVMPKIVKRVVLNSGFRIIKNTTDWMAVWEKHMKSPGFRTIRSHQKYNHIPGSFRIGRKDTMWRSIYNNMKKFGKKEFGFMQKSYIMPDDLESLRQVWPKNASKLTKWIVKPPASARGTGIRIVNKWSQFPKDRPLVVQKYIERPLLINDNKFDMRLYVVLTSINPLRIYMYKDGLARFASVKYSSELSNLDERCMHLTNYSINKFSQNYAKNEDFNACQGHKWTLQSLWSCLENRGVNTKRLWATLRNLVIKGIVSGESGLNRMYRQNVNFRYNCFELFGFDVLLDENLVPWLLEINISPSLHSELPLDLHVKGPLIQAVLNTALYQVPPKLNERQQTEILEELNLAGPLCHDKRIFTTCLTAEEVRKHNQYTNRSIEFREEYVDTILDNLLPDDVRCLIVAEDELARCQPLERIFPTANTHVYLRYVENARYYNRLLDAWETKYAKNREMGIALLSRYCRDKYHLQVSDAAMEKEPNVALTEIDMLHVRKDEVLDGTVTMAMLKPAAVDNGEVVVPSPDACIEIKS; encoded by the exons ATGGCTCAGATGACCGAGAAGAGGACGACGTCGGCCCGATCGGGAACTGCCGCCAAGGAGAACCACAGTTTGACGGGACGGAACAACAACCAGAACCACCACAACCAGGCCCACCAGCGCAGCGGCAAGGGCATCGAGATCCTCGACTTCCACGAGTCCTGGCTGGAGGAGGTGGAGATTTACAAGGACAAGATGGTTATGTGCAAGAAGCTGGCCCACCACAACCACGTGCCCGCCTCGGCGCACCACCTGCAGCCGCACCTGGCCGCCCCGAATCGAAATCAGGGCAGGATCATCCAGTCCGGCGCTCCGCAGCATCGCAGCTCGGCCGGTGGAGGATCGACTTCCGGTGCAGGTGCATCGGCCGCTTCCGTTTCCGCCTCCGCACGCTCCTCGCCGCCCAAACCGAGGTCACCGCCATCGCCGCGAAAACGCCTGACGCCGGAAAAGGTGGCCGCGctaggcggaggaggaggagcctCCAAGGTCGCCGGGCAACGCATTGTCATCCGGGGATCACCGCCCAACAACTCCCAGCCCAAGGTCGCCTCGATGGCCTCAAGTGCCTCGCCCATCGTGGCCAACAGCGTGCTCCAATCAGAGCCCTACAAGAAAGTCCAG CGCGCAAGGGAGGAGGCGTTCGTGAAGAACTCGGGACCCAAGCGCTCCAGCCTCAGTCCGCCCAGCCAGGCCAAGGTGGCCCCGAACAGCTTGTCCTGCCCGAGCACCCAGACCCTCAAGCCATCGCCGCCCAGCAAGATCGTGGTGAACTCGTTCCACGGCAGCAGCATGCTGAGTGCCCAGCAGCAGGAGGAGAAGAGCAGGCTGCTCACCCAGAACGGGCTGACCAAGTCGGCGGTCAGCGCCCTGGAGACGAGTCTCTATGCCTCCCTCTACGCCCATGCGCCCCAGAACAGCCAGCAGCCGTTCCACAGCCAGCGGATTTCCGCCGGAGATCACAGCTCACCGTACGTGGGAGTCTCCCTGAACAAGGGAGCCGGGCACGACCACGACCGGAGGCATGAGGACGATCCCTGTGCAG CCATCGACGACATCAACAACTACGACGACTCGGACTCGGAGGAGGAGTACGTGGGCACGCCGTTCTTCCTGGAGGAGGACAACACGGAGACGCGCCAGAGCAAGCATACTCGCCTGCTGCCGGAGAAGACGCCGTCGAAGGAGTCGGTGGCCACCACGGACTCGGAGGCGTCGGTCTACTTCCGTCCGGAGGCCATCCTCTCGCCCAGCCTCTTCCCGCACGTGCCGCCGTACCTGAACTTCACCTCGCACGCGGACAAGGGTCCTCCGATGCCGGCAGCCCTGCATCGAGTGCTCAAATGGAAGCTCAGTCCCGTGATGCCCAAGATTGTCAAGCGAGTGGTGCTCAACTCGGGCTTCCGCATCATCAAGA ACACTACCGACTGGATGGCCGTGTGGGAGAAGCACATGAAGAGCCCCGGTTTCCGGACCATCCGATCGCACCAGAAGTACAACCACATACCCGGCTCGTTCCGCATTGGACGCAAAGACACCATGTGGCGCAGCATCTATAACAATATGAAGAAATTCGGCAAGAAGGAGTTCGGCTTTATGCAAAA ATCCTACATAATGCCTGATGACCTGGAGAGTCTGCGCCAGGTGTGGCCCAAGAACGCCTCGAAGCTGACGAAGTGGATTGTTAAGCCGCCGGCGAGTGCCCGGGGTACGGGCATACGGATCGTGAACAAGTGGAGTCAGTTCCCCAAGGACCGTCCGCTGGTGGTTCAGAA ATACATTGAACGACCGCTGCTGATCAACGACAACAAGTTCGATATGCGGCTGTACGTCGTGCTGACCTCTATCAACCCGCTCCGCATCTATATGTACAAGGATGGCCTGGCGCGCTTCGCGTCCGTGAAGTACAGCTCGGAGCTGAGCAATCTCGACGAGCGCTGCATGCACCTGACCAACTACAGCATCAACAAGTTCTCGCAGAACTACGCGAAGAACGAGGACTTCAATGCCTGCCAGGGTCACAAGTGGACCCTCCAGTCGCTGTGGTCCTGCCTGGAGAACCGCGGCGTGAACACCAAGCGCTTGTGGGCCACCCTGCGGAACCTGGTGATCAAGGGCATCGTGAGCGGGGAGTCGGGATTGAATCGCATGTACCGGCAGAATGTGAACTTCCGCTACAACTGCTTCGAGCTGTTCGGCTTCGACGTGCTCCTGGATGAGAACCTGGTGCCCTGGCTGCTGGAGATCAACATATCGCCCTCGCTGCACTCGGAGCTGCCCCTAGATCTGCATGTGAAGGGCCCGCTCATACAGGCCGTGCTGAATACAGCCCTCTATCAGGTGCCGCCGAAGCTGAACGAGCGCCAGCAGACGGAGATCCTGGAGGAGCTGAATCTGGCTGGTCCGCTGTGCCACGACAAGCGCATCTTCACCACCTGCCTGACGGCGGAGGAGGTGCGCAAGCACAACCAGTACACCAACCGGAGCATCGAGTTCCGCGAGGAGTACGTGGACACCATACTGGACAACCTGCTGCCGGACGACGTGCGCTGCCTGATCGTCGCCGAGGATGAGCTGGCCCGGTGCCAGCCGCTGGAGCGGATCTTCCCCACCGCCAACACCCATGTCTATCTGCGGTACGTCGAGAACGCCCGCTACTACAATCGCCTGCTGGACGCCTGGGAGACGAAGTACGCCAAGAACCGGGAGATGGGCATTGCCCTGCTGTCGCGCTACTGCCGGGACAAGTACCACCTGCAGGTCTCGGACGCCGCCATGGAGAAG GAACCAAATGTGGCACTTACCGAGATCGATATGTTGCACGTGCGCAAAGATGAGGTCCTGGACGGCACCGTCACGATGGCCATGCTCAAGCCCGCCGCGGTGGACAACGGCGAGGTGGTGGTGCCGAGTCCGGACGCCTGCATCGAGATCAAGTCCTGA